The following are encoded together in the Meriones unguiculatus strain TT.TT164.6M chromosome 16, Bangor_MerUng_6.1, whole genome shotgun sequence genome:
- the U2af1 gene encoding splicing factor U2AF 35 kDa subunit isoform X3, whose protein sequence is MQEHYDEFFEEVFTEMEEKYGEVEEMNVCDNLGDHLVGNVYVKFRREEDAEKAVIDLNNRWFNGQPIHAELSPVTDFREACCRQYEMGECTRGGFCNFMHLKPISRELRRELYGRRRKKHRSRSRSRERRSRSRDRGRGGGGGGGGGGGRERDRRRSRDRERSGRF, encoded by the exons ATGCAGGAGCACTATGATGAGTTCTTTGAG GAAGTCTTCACTGAAATGGAAGAAAAGTATGGGGAGGTTGAGGAGATGAACGTCTGTGACAACCTAGGAGACCACCTGGTGGGGAACGTGTATGTCAAG TTTCGACGTgaggaggatgcagagaaagctGTGATCGACTTGAATAACCGTTGGTTTAATGGGCAGCCGATCCATGCAGAACTGTCCCCAGTGACTGACTTCAGGGAAGCCTGCTGCCGCCAGTACGAAATGGG AGAGTGCACAAGAGGGGGCTTCTGCAACTTCATGCATCTGAAGCCGATTTCAAGAGAGCTACGAAGGGAGCTGTATGGGCGCCGGCGCAAGAA GCATAGATCCAGGTCCCGATCCCGGGAGCGGCGTTCCAGGTCCAGAGACCGTGGGCGTGGCGGCGgcggtggaggtggaggtggtggaggacgAGAGCGTGACAGGAGGCGGTCGAGAGACAGGGAAAGATCTGGGCGATTCTGA